The Cucumis melo cultivar AY chromosome 5, USDA_Cmelo_AY_1.0, whole genome shotgun sequence genome has a segment encoding these proteins:
- the LOC103497000 gene encoding triphosphate tunnel metalloenzyme 3-like, with protein MEVEVKLRLPDAVSHGQVSTLLSPFHIKTHRQENFFFDGLSGELSSRLAVLRIRFYDGDARCVICLKARAVLVDGVSRVEEDEEELEPSVGRACVEDPQRLKEVESRIMGRVKDEFGGYGFVGLGGFKNVRSVFEWNGLKLELDETSFEFGTLYEIECESNDPDAAKKMLEDLLKENGIAYSYSEASKFAIFRSGKL; from the coding sequence ATGGAGGTGGAGGTGAAGCTTCGCCTTCCTGATGCTGTTTCTCATGGTCAGGTATCAACTCTTCTTTCGCCATTTCATATTAAAACCCATCGTCAAGAGAATTTCTTTTTTGATGGCTTGTCCGGTGAGCTTTCGTCTCGGCTAGCGGTTCTCCGTATCCGATTTTACGACGGGGATGCTCGTTGTGTGATTTGTCTGAAAGCCAGAGCGGTTCTGGTTGACGGTGTTAGTCGAgttgaggaagatgaagaggaATTGGAGCCGTCTGTTGGGCGGGCCTGCGTGGAGGATCCGCAGAGGTTGAAAGAAGTGGAGTCTAGGATTATGGGGAGGGTTAAAGATGAATTTGGGGGATATGGATTTGTGGGTTTAGGAGGGTTTAAGAATGTGAGGAGTGTGTTTGAATGGAATGGATTGAAATTGGAATTGGATGAGACTAGTTTTGAGTTTGGGACTTTGTATGAGATTGAATGCGAAAGCAATGATCCAGATGCAGCCAAGAAAATGCTTGAGGACTTATTGAAGGAGAATGGAATTGCGTACTCGTACTCTGAAGCTTCGAAGTTTGCTATTTTTCGATCTGGGAAGCTGTGA
- the LOC103496993 gene encoding phosphopantothenoylcysteine decarboxylase subunit VHS3-like, protein MELDCVSFVERTMWERSVLEAMAVETVFTTANSLACLLAAAGAMLNIANGTPGLAAIEERFPFSELHKKERPDQENKDGSETEDDEDDDDDDDANDQDDDDDDEDFSGGEEGDDGDPEDDPEANGDGRAGGDEEDDDDDDDNGDDDDDDDDEDEDEDEEDEEEETPQPPAKKRK, encoded by the exons ATGGAGTTGGACTGTGTAAGCTTCGTGGAGAGAACCATGTGGGAGCGCTCTGTTTTGGAAGCTATGGCGGTGGAGACTGTTTTCACCACTGCAAACTCCCTTGCTTGCCTTCTGGCGGCG GCAGGAGCTATGTTAAATATTGCTAATGGTACACCAGGATTGGCTGCAATTGAGGAGAG GTTTCCTTTCTCTGAACTTCACAAAAAGGAAAGGCCTGATCAGGAAAACAAAGATGGTAGTGAAACAGAggatgatgaagatgatgacGATGACGATGACGCAAATGATCAGgatgacgacgacgacgacgaagaTTTCTCTGGAGGTGAAGAAGGTGATGATGGTGATCCAGAGGACGATCCTGAAGCAAATGGTGATGGAAGAGCTGGAGGTGATGAGGAAGATGACGATGACGATGACGACAATGGAGATgatgacgacgacgacgacgacgaggACGAAGATGAGGACGAAGAAGACGAAGAGGAGGAAACACCCCAGCCACCAGCCAAGAAGAGGAAGTGA